A window from Clupea harengus chromosome 14, Ch_v2.0.2, whole genome shotgun sequence encodes these proteins:
- the zfp36l1a gene encoding mRNA decay activator protein ZFP36L1a — protein sequence MTTAVASPFDFSEVMNKNKMLNFKNNILTGPHGLSMPFSSTNMSSSTLLDRKAVGTPSAGASMYQRRHSVTLPSSSRLNHNQFLNMTKPSDMSLLNVGLVGHSMGSSSSSSSIIMNNNNNGSNKENRLRERSFSETGERLLHKGGVGLTLGPLPPATSPTSDGNSPCTPTGQVNSSRYKTELCRPFEENGTCKYGDKCQFAHGGHELRSLSRHPKYKTELCRTFHTIGFCPYGPRCHFIHNAEERRGPPSAPMSPLSASNGKLDRPRLHHSFSFAGFPSMGCASSSSSSSSSSSGGCVGSYLRDGPTSRTPPPMFSPEEELPEWPSTNPFTFSSQELTNIFCPSLSLPSGDPAPTAPGAAVLGSQAPPSPTGSIGNAGPLLFRAMAESPQPFEFPSSQPDSLSDHEGYHSSSGSSSLSGSESPLLDTSRRLPIFSRLSVSDD from the exons ATGACCACAGCAGTGGCTTCGCCTTTTGACTTCAGCGAAGTGATGAACAAG AACAAAATGCTGAACTtcaagaacaacatactaacCGGCCCTCACGGGTTGTCAATGCCCTTCTCCAGTACCAACATGTCCAGCTCAACCCTGCTGGACAGGAAGGCGGTGGGCACCCCATCAGCCGGGGCCAGCATGTACCAGCGACGGCACTCGGTCACCCTACCCAGCAGCTCCAGACTCAACCACAACCAGTTTCTCAATATGACCAAGCCCTCTGACATGTCCCTGCTGAATGTTGGGTTAGTGGGGCACAGTAtgggaagcagcagcagcagcagcagcatcatcatgaacaacaacaacaatgggaGCAACAAGGAGAACCGCCTTAGGGAGCGCTCCTTCTCAGAGACGGGTGAGCGCCTCTTGCACAAGGGCGGTGTTGGTCTGACCCTCGGTCCCCTCCCTCCGGCCACCTCCCCCACCAGTGATGGCAACAGCCCCTGCACCCCGACCGGGCAGGTGAACTCCAGCCGTTACAAGACAGAGCTGTGCCGGCCCTTCGAGGAGAACGGCACCTGCAAGTATGGCGACAAGTGCCAGTTTGCCCACGGCGGCCATGAGCTGCGCAGCCTGAGTCGCCACCCCAAGTACAAGACGGAGTTGTGCCGCACCTTCCACACCATTGGCTTCTGCCCGTATGGCCCGCGCTGCCACTTCATCCACAACGCCGAGGAGCGCCGGGGACCGCCGTCCGCTCCCATGTcgcccctctctgcctccaacGGGAAGCTGGATCGGCCACGGCTGCACCACAGCTTCAGCTTCGCCGGCTTCCCCAGCATGGgctgcgcctcctcctcctcatcctcctcctcttcctcctcaggcgGGTGCGTCGGCAGCTACCTGCGGGACGGCCCCACCTCCcgcacccctccccccatgtTCTCGCCAGAGGAGGAGCTGCCTGAGTGGCCCAGCACCAACCCGTTCACCTTTTCCAGCCAGGAGCTGACCAACATCTTCTGCCCATCTCTGAGCTTGCCCTCTGGGGACCCTGCGCCAACAGCCCCTGGGGCTGCGGTCCTGGGCAGCCAGGCCCCGCCATCCCCCACGGGCAGCATTGGGAACGCCGGGCCATTACTCTTCAGGGCGATGGCCGAGTCCCCGCAGCCCTTTGAGTTTCCGTCCAGCCAGCCAGACTCTCTGTCGGACCACGAGGGCTACCACAGCAGCTCGGGCAGTAGCAGCCTCAGCGGCTCCGAGTCACCCCTGCTGGACACCAGCCGCCGCCTGCCCATCTTCAGCCGCCTTTCCGTCTCTGACGACTAG